A region of the Salvelinus namaycush isolate Seneca chromosome 13, SaNama_1.0, whole genome shotgun sequence genome:
ATAGATGTTGGATGCCTGGTCATCTGACTGGGACTGTGTTTATTTGGGCGGTTTGCTAACACGGACGAAGCTAGTGCTTGTATTGCATTTTAAAGGTCAAGACCTCATGAATGCGGTTAAATGTCGTTGAATAACTTTCCTAATGTCTATGGCTTCATACCAATGATTCCAGGCAGAAAAGGGTCATGTTTGTTCAATGCATTTATTTCTAATATCTGAAGTAGTATTCACCCAGCCTTGCAGACCTGACAAGAACATTGCTGATAAAGTATAACACATCAAATGGCATCAAGACTGTCCTTTTCATACACAATAATTTGAACAGGAACATACAGATACGTAAATGTAGAAAGTTCTCCCTCGTGTGATGGTATTATAACCTTTTTCCTTTTAGACAAACTCCCTTGTTTGCAATAAATGAATGCAAGATTACCTGCTTTTCAAAGATGTGCACTTAAGTTGAGTGGCAGTTGAAGTTCATTCAAATCACTCTTTCACAACATGGCATGTCACAGGGCTTTGGGGATGGCAGTACAATATCTAGTGTGACATTCTCTTTTTAGGCTTGATTTCATCACTATATTTACACTGAGGTCTGATAAGGATAATAGGTTTGAAATATTCATTTCAGACTTTTCAGACTTTCCAGACTTTGCGTCAATATACACATCACACTACCGTAAGTTTGAGCAGATAACAACAACATGAATATAAGCGTTTATTTTCAGCAGGGAGATTGCTTCACAGCAcattctaccccccccccccccccccccaaaataaaactTGGTATTGTATCCATAATGTTGATTTGAAAATGCTGGGGCAATGTATAAACATGGTGTGTTGGCTCACTGAAATTGCAGGCAAACTTGTGATCAATTTACAATAAtggtacgcacgcacacacactccaaTAATTGTATAGCTTAAACATTTacttaaaacaaaaacaaaaaacagtttCCTGCAAACAGATGCTGCATATTCCTGAATGAAAAATAATTTTCAATAGAGCTTTTCCATTTAGCAGGTTTTTTAGTCCAAGAGCAGGCCTAATCTGGATTAGGGATACCAACCCAAACTGTGATAATGGTTACTATTACATTACAGTAAATCAACTAACTGGATACAAACTTACTTAAACAACAAAAAATTCCACTCATCGGTTAAGGTTAATGGACCAAAACTGCTCAGTGATCAGACAGACCGACATCTTCTGAAAAAATCAAGTAAAAACAGGATAAATGTGAAAATGAAAGCAGCAGCAAATTCATATTTGTATAAAAAATATTGTCATTGGAGAGTTGAAATGTTCGTAACAGAACAACAGATCAGAATAGCAAATCCAATATTTAATCTAACATGATATCATCATCACAGCCATCTGCAAGTAATTCAACCATAACAATTAGATTCATCTCCTTTGATACTTTCATGTTTGTTTAATGTTCATTCAGAAGTTACCTGTATTTTGAGGGGGACAATCAGACATGAAACTAGATATGGTACATTTAATCTCCTTCCTACTACAGGAAACTACTGTGTTCTGCTACCGTGTCATCTCAGGCTGTTATTCTGGTAGCATTAGAACCCCCCTCACAGCCCACAATGCCATTGGCGTGGGCTCCACAAACATGTTAAACCACGGAGTGTGACGGGGTGAGCACGAGGGCCGAATGCCGATAACCTCATTGACAGTCAGTCCACACACCAACCACACTGACCTGGCTCCTCAGTCCTCACCTAGAGCATTTACATACTGGTTATCTCTACCTTCTGGAGAAGACTACTTCAACAATCCAAGCttaacatttttgaaaaatcTTCCTTGAGGAGTTCTTTCCATTTGTAATGTGAAAGCTGAATGTGGTAAGTCTGGTCAGTGCAGAATAGAAATCAGGCTGATTTTCTTCAGGGTAATCCTCTCTTTGTGAGTCTATGATTGACTTCACATGCCAACACACAGATAGTGGATGAACAGGAGCAGCAGTTCTTCCGAGTTGAAACTTGAAAGGTGTTGCATGTAGACTACTGAATATTGCACCCTAGAAAACATTTTTGCATCATAATCAAAACATCTGACGTTATCTTGACTGACTACAACTACACTATATTTGTTTGAGGGAAATTTAAATATAATTGAAACTGCCATGATAAAATGAAATTAAATACATTATCTTATTTCTGAGAAGTTGTCAATTTGCAAGGTCCCATTAAGAAAACATTAGCTACGTAAACAAAGACAAATATTTTCTAAGTCGGTGTACTTTGGCTCTCATCATTTCTTTTGGAAGAAACTCTCCATCCTCAAACCGTTTCTCAAATATAATATGGACACATGACATGCGAGAATCAGCACTTTTATATTGTTTTCTGTTGAACTACTATATTCCTGCCAGTCGCAACAAAAAAACACTGATTGATATCCACCCCTTGACATTGAGTCCCAATAAAAACTTATTTACTAGCAGCGTCTTTTGATTGTGTCTTCTTTAAGCttaatttactgcctttaaagAGTTATCATAATCTACATGATAATAAATAACCATGACTAAGAGGCAGGAAAGCAAAGGAGCAGCAAAACAATTaattacaaataaatacattaaacCATCCATTTGAAGATTTAAGACACCAAAGGGCACTCCAAGGCAGAGCTTCTGTGATACTGACTCACAGACTTGGCAGTTTCATAACCAGAAAGAAACTTTAGCAGAGCGCTAGGATCACACTGAAGCTGAGAAAGAGATAAAGATAGAGATAGTAGACAGAAAAAgatagagcgatagagagagattgacataggcagagagagagagagagtaccatgTGAGATGATTCTGGAGGTGATCACCAGtgacctctctctgtgtgtgtggccagGGTATGACCTCACCAGCGGGCCACCTGGCTGGTGTAGTCTTCAGTGGTCGGGGCCAGGTCGCCTCCGCCCCCGTACCCCCGGCGTCTGGGAAGTGAGGCCCTGCTCTGCTCCCTCTGCTCTCGAAGCCATCGGCGCTCCTCGCGCCTCTTCAATCGCTCCGCCTGGTGCTCGCGCTGGCGGGTGTACTGGAAACGCTGGAGGAACAGGTCCTTGGCATACTCGTACAGCTGCACGTCCAGATAGTTGAGCTCCTCGATGCGGCGGCGCACGGCCTCGCTCAGGTCCACGTTGGCGGCGCGCGTGCTGTTGATCTGAGTGAAGGCGGCGATGAAGCGCAGGCTGAACGTCCGCTCAAACAGGTACTGCGTCTTGCGCTGGAACTCGGTCAGTCCGTAGAAGGCCATGTTCTTCAGGTTGTTCATGGCGCTGCCCAGCAGGATGTGGTTGCGATCACTCTCGTTCATAGAGGACAGGTTGTAGCAGCCTACCAGGTTGAGGTCGGCCAGCATGCGCACCTGTCGGTTGTTGGCCAGGTTGGACGAGCAGTCCATGAACTCGGTTAGGGTGACGCCCGACCAGTCGTCCCCGCTGTAGCAGGTGGGCAGTTCGTCCTGTGTGGGCGAGCGCCCGTCACACATGTGCAGGGAGGTCTTCCAGGTGGCGCCGCGCTGCACGTGCTTCCACTCGCTCAGGTAGCGGGAGACGGGGTCACGCAGCATGGTTATGTAGTAGAAGTCCCTGCAGCCAAAACAAACACAGCCAGAGAGCTATGAACACATCAACATCACACAGGCCCACGCAGCATTGTACTGACAGATGGTGACTTTTGTGACTGTGTATCGCACTTCAAGGTTGGATGCTAATTACCAAACTGAAACTTTAGAGAGATTATCAGAGAGGTCTTTTTCCCTGTTGTCCTTGAACACAAAAGTGATTTATCATGTCAATGGTAGGGGAATATCAACAAAGTAATGGGTGTTTTACAACTCAGCTAAGGTTGTACTATTTGATCATGAGCATGTCTAGTCATCAGAAATAACCTGAAGCAAAAACCTAGTTGACCGATGTTGTATATAAAACCTATCAGATCCATTCCTCAATGTTCTGGCTTACCTGAATGAGGATAAAGTGTTTTTGACAGAAGTCTTTTGCAGTCCTAATCAAGTGCTTTACCCATCAGTTGTCTACCAAACTAAGCTCTATGTTTTAGAGGAGAAATTCCAGTAGCACTTTGGAGAGGAGAGCTATTAAATGAAAGATATTATTTTTATACACATCACTGCCTCTCCTACAGAGAGGGACTATCTCCTCAATCATTGTAAGCCTAGGGACAGCCACTGAACATAATTTTTTTTCAATTAATCAGATTCCTGCAGTGCAAACTTAAGGACATTCAAAGGAGAGTAACTCAGTACAGGCTACAGTAAAATTGGAGAATGTGCTGGAAAAATCCATAGCAGTAAGCAATGTAGTACAGAGTGAAAACATTGTCAAAAGATGTCGAGAACATACTCTGCAACCTACtcaataaaaatgtatgtagGCAGTAGGAATCATAATAAAACGATATGTAGGCAGTAGAAATCATATACAGTACTACAATTCCACaatacctagttaaataaaggtaaaaactaTTTTTTAAATACACGATACTAACCAGCTCCAAATGgcaaaaacatacagtaccagtcaaaagtttagacacacctactcattaccaggtttttctttatttttactattttatataatgtagaataatagtgaagatatcaaaactatgaaataacacatatggaatcatgtagtaaccaaaaaagtgtttaaaaatctaaatatatttgagattcttacaagtagctaccctttgccttgatgacagctttttacactcttggcattctctcaaccagcttcatgaggaatgcttttacaacagtcttcaaggagttcccacatatgctgagcactttttggctgcttttccatctcaattgggttgaggtcaggtgattatggagaccaggttatctgatgccacactccatcactcttcttggtcaaatagcatttacacagcctggaggtgtgttttgtgtcatggtcctgtttaaaaaaacaaatgatagtcccactaagctcaaaccagatgggatggtgtatcactgcagactGCTGTgatagacatgctggttaagtgggccttgaattctaaataaatcacgtacatagtcaccagcaaagcaccctaacaccatcacacctcctcctccatgcttcacggtgcgaaccatccattcacctactctgcgtctcacaaagacacggcggttggaacctaaaatctcaaatttggactcatcagaccaaaggacagatttccactggtataatatccattgctcgtgtttcttggcccaaacaagtctcttcttattattggtgtcctttagtagtggtttatttacagaaatttgaccatgaaggcctgattcacattgtctcctctgaacagttgatgttgaaatgtgtctgttacttgaactctgtgaagcatttatttgggctgcaatttctgaggctggtaactctaatgaactaatcctctgcagcagaggtaactctgtgtcttcctttcctgtggcggtcccaatgagagccagtttcataacagcgcttaatggtttttgtgactgcacttgaagaaactttaaaagttcttgaaattttccagattgactgaccttcatttctctttgcttatttgagctgttcttaccataatatggacttggtcttttaccaagtagggctatcttctgtataccacccctaccttgtcacaacacaactgattggctcaaacgcattacattacatttaacatttacatttaagtcatttagcagacgctcttatccagagcgacttacaaattggaaagttcatacatattcattgTATGAATATTCATTCATTAAAAAcgaaagaaactccacaaattaacttttaacaaggcacacctgttaattgaaatgcattctaggtgactacctcatgaggctggttgagagaatgccaagagtgtgcaaagctgtcaaggaaaagggtggctacttttaagaatctcaaaaataaaatatattttgatatgtttaacacttttttggttactacatgattccatatgtgttatttcatagtttgtatgtcttcactattactctacaatgtataaaatagtaaaaataaataaataaacttttGAAGAGACACCTGATATAATGTTTTCGTCACTTTACATTGCAAAGAGAGCTGCCCATTTACACAAATTCCACAGCTGCTCTATCAACACAGGGCTTTCTGACAActtcaaaggaaaaacatcagacTCCCAAACTCCAGGTCGGTATGTCAAGGCAGCCTGAGGTAGAGAGCAGTGAAGGGCTGGGGCAGGTGTTGGCTGGGCAAGCCTCCCCTAAGGTGACGTCCTCTGAGTGCCAGTGAATATTTAATGGGGCCGCATTCGGATGTGACCCGGGAGAGCAGACTGGCCGGATAAAGTGGGATGTGCCGCTGAGACTTCACACTGATTCCAAAGCTGCTCGGCTTTTCAGGTcctccataaacacacacacacacacacacacacacaggtaaacagACGTATGCACATGCAGGGTTGTACGTACGCTGGtatacacacgcatgcacacactcatGGCCCAGTTTTTTAACCAATGGTACAGTCTCGTATAGTCATTGTTTTAGGTATTCTGAGGAGGATGTCCCGCTCCTTGTTTTCtactaataggtgcccttcttgtGAGGCATTGGGaatcctccctg
Encoded here:
- the hs6st3b gene encoding heparan-sulfate 6-O-sulfotransferase 3-B, with amino-acid sequence MKRKLEDDSPPKLPSKFNFTERDLQRHVDFNIKGYDVIVFLHIQKTGGTTFGRHLVRNIRLEQPCDCKPGQKKCTCHRPGKEESWLFSRFSTGWSCGLHADWTELTNCVPVIMDKKEAQKNKSETRDFYYITMLRDPVSRYLSEWKHVQRGATWKTSLHMCDGRSPTQDELPTCYSGDDWSGVTLTEFMDCSSNLANNRQVRMLADLNLVGCYNLSSMNESDRNHILLGSAMNNLKNMAFYGLTEFQRKTQYLFERTFSLRFIAAFTQINSTRAANVDLSEAVRRRIEELNYLDVQLYEYAKDLFLQRFQYTRQREHQAERLKRREERRWLREQREQSRASLPRRRGYGGGGDLAPTTEDYTSQVARCFSVILALC